One genomic window of Deltaproteobacteria bacterium includes the following:
- a CDS encoding glycosyltransferase family 9 protein yields MAMPALGALFECERFERIALIINDQAAPIVAAIFRGASCLACPPVYHSWLRTTYHAARLSLWVSLLGCTEVLDLRHDRISDAVSATISTFVFTRKSKSNVRDRAKEEYSSDSEIQYAHEYYEQLVARTLDRRPRDIIKILETSQHLMARVVERRKSPSLHGICLCPGASTNSKSWPLSRWISLSDKLHEAGYSVSMLADPSEDLHCLRTAARSSGIRILLDSSLLGAARNLAYADIAITCDSALAHLAFAVGTPILTLFGPTEPSKWFPYHLVDGGTTISLSDHPNCYPCQRMTCTSSTPCMNRIAVEDVATTICDYIAEHEMERHA; encoded by the coding sequence ATGGCAATGCCAGCTCTCGGCGCTCTATTCGAATGTGAACGATTCGAGCGGATCGCGCTGATTATAAACGATCAGGCTGCACCCATCGTTGCCGCGATCTTCAGAGGTGCCAGTTGCCTGGCTTGCCCGCCCGTCTACCATTCGTGGTTGCGAACGACATATCACGCGGCGCGCCTATCTTTGTGGGTTTCCCTCCTCGGATGCACGGAGGTGTTAGACCTACGGCATGATCGAATCAGCGATGCGGTCTCAGCGACGATAAGCACCTTTGTTTTCACCCGGAAGTCAAAATCGAATGTTCGTGACCGAGCAAAGGAAGAGTACTCGTCAGACTCCGAGATTCAATACGCCCATGAGTACTACGAGCAACTTGTCGCGCGAACTCTGGATCGTCGTCCGCGGGACATCATCAAGATTCTCGAGACGAGTCAACATCTCATGGCCCGTGTGGTTGAGAGACGGAAATCTCCAAGCCTCCATGGGATCTGCCTTTGTCCTGGTGCAAGTACAAACTCCAAGTCCTGGCCGTTGAGCCGTTGGATTTCATTGTCAGACAAACTTCACGAAGCCGGATATTCCGTTTCAATGCTCGCAGACCCAAGCGAGGACCTACATTGCCTCCGAACTGCGGCTCGATCATCGGGCATTCGAATACTGCTTGACTCGTCTCTGCTCGGGGCTGCGCGTAATTTGGCATATGCCGACATCGCGATTACCTGCGATAGCGCCCTTGCTCACCTCGCTTTTGCTGTCGGAACACCAATCCTGACTCTCTTTGGTCCGACAGAACCCTCAAAGTGGTTTCCTTACCACCTTGTCGATGGCGGGACCACGATATCGCTGTCCGACCACCCCAACTGCTATCCGTGCCAACGCATGACTTGCACATCAAGCACGCCGTGCATGAATAGGATTGCAGTCGAAGATGTAGCAACAACTATCTGCGATTACATCGCTGAACATGAGATGGAACGCCATGCTTGA
- a CDS encoding radical SAM protein, with protein MKILFVTPYIEKNGWYDYFAQNTHNPARIVYPLKISYGLRFIKQNLPQIEIMEFPLWEEFTEKLKEGWDVVGFSFHTSGTNRVLRMIEHTRKTTSAQIWGGNYGAMNPFIVDRFDRVINGYAEEKLAEILGTPFERLRHPPLIDQWYITPLPYRVQRVAQVQTQRGCAMQCTFCQTPGFAPKPEPIPLESIDEVLAFYKKNGVDWVVMPDENFGQLSAHTERVVELLAKHGIFWSAQARYEIALKNLDHWSACNLMGVGIGIECVDKKALDSWKKKLAPDAILHLKDELHRRNRYIWGYYMIGNEFADYESTLDEIETVHSYGIGYVQTTILTPYPKTALWDDVDSRFGIFEKNWDHFDTKHLTWHHPNLKPWELEKLLDYACLRMNDPKRFFEFIWRIYKSYSKHKGSYAKGLGFISTFPLKSYIYPANPPFFS; from the coding sequence TTGAAGATACTCTTCGTCACCCCCTATATCGAAAAAAACGGCTGGTACGACTATTTCGCCCAGAACACCCACAACCCGGCCCGCATCGTCTATCCGCTCAAGATTTCCTACGGACTTAGGTTCATCAAGCAGAACCTGCCGCAGATCGAAATAATGGAATTTCCCCTCTGGGAGGAATTCACGGAAAAGCTCAAGGAAGGCTGGGACGTCGTCGGTTTCTCCTTCCACACCAGCGGCACCAACCGGGTGCTTCGCATGATCGAGCACACCCGGAAAACCACCAGCGCCCAAATCTGGGGCGGCAACTACGGGGCCATGAACCCTTTTATTGTTGACCGCTTCGACAGGGTGATAAACGGCTACGCCGAGGAAAAGCTCGCGGAAATCCTTGGAACCCCCTTCGAGCGCCTGAGGCACCCGCCCCTGATCGACCAGTGGTACATAACGCCCCTTCCCTACAGGGTCCAGCGGGTGGCCCAGGTCCAGACCCAGCGGGGCTGCGCCATGCAGTGCACCTTCTGCCAGACCCCCGGATTCGCACCCAAACCGGAGCCCATACCCCTTGAATCCATCGATGAGGTCCTTGCCTTTTACAAGAAAAACGGCGTGGACTGGGTGGTGATGCCCGATGAAAACTTCGGCCAGCTTTCGGCTCACACCGAGCGCGTGGTGGAGCTTCTTGCAAAGCACGGCATTTTCTGGAGCGCCCAGGCCCGGTACGAAATCGCCTTGAAGAACCTGGATCACTGGAGCGCCTGCAACCTCATGGGCGTGGGCATCGGCATAGAGTGCGTGGATAAAAAGGCGCTGGACTCCTGGAAAAAAAAGCTGGCCCCGGACGCCATCCTTCACCTGAAAGATGAGCTTCACCGCCGCAACCGCTACATCTGGGGCTATTACATGATCGGCAACGAATTCGCCGATTACGAAAGCACCCTGGATGAAATCGAGACCGTCCACTCCTACGGCATAGGCTACGTACAGACCACCATTCTCACCCCCTACCCCAAAACCGCCCTGTGGGACGACGTGGACAGCCGCTTCGGCATTTTCGAGAAAAACTGGGACCATTTCGACACCAAGCACCTGACTTGGCATCACCCCAACTTAAAGCCCTGGGAACTTGAAAAGCTCCTGGATTACGCCTGCCTTCGCATGAACGACCCCAAGCGCTTTTTCGAGTTCATCTGGCGCATCTACAAGAGCTACTCCAAGCACAAGGGCTCCTACGCCAAGGGCCTTGGGTTCATATCCACCTTCCCCCTAAAATCGTACATCTATCCCGCCAACCCGCCGTTTTTTTCGTAG
- a CDS encoding protein kinase family protein, protein MEQKIKEPNDIISFLRNRDYKMLREIGQGACGKTVLLYDEQIDEYFVCKKYAPTQHSQDLFNGFVREIKLLYKILHENIVRVFAHHLYPAIFTGYIVMEYVDGTAIDKHCAKYPDETNNLFIQAIKGFSYLERSGILHRDIRPENLMVRKDGLLKIIDLGFGKLIEKPDDFNKSISLNWKYETPEDFELSIYDFKTEVYFVGKLFNQIITENKISQFKYTNILAEMCQHSISSRINSFYNIELKIQNNQFDDIGFSIDEVMIYRRFSDAISQHISKIESSAKYKSDIDKIKNNLNNIYSAIKLEEYVPDASIVFKLFISGEFYYAQTGLKVSIVKDFLILLHSANENQAQVILANLHTKLDSLPRYPSMDDDIPF, encoded by the coding sequence ATGGAACAAAAAATAAAAGAGCCTAATGATATAATTTCTTTTTTGCGCAATCGCGACTACAAAATGCTGCGTGAGATAGGACAAGGCGCTTGTGGAAAAACAGTCTTGTTGTACGACGAGCAAATTGATGAGTATTTTGTATGCAAAAAATATGCTCCTACACAACATAGTCAGGATTTGTTCAATGGATTCGTTCGTGAAATCAAGTTATTATATAAAATACTACATGAAAATATAGTTCGAGTATTTGCTCATCACTTATACCCAGCCATCTTCACAGGCTATATCGTAATGGAATATGTAGATGGCACAGCTATTGATAAACATTGTGCTAAGTATCCCGATGAAACCAACAACCTTTTTATCCAGGCGATCAAGGGATTTAGCTATCTGGAACGATCAGGGATTCTTCACCGTGACATCCGCCCGGAAAATCTGATGGTCCGAAAAGATGGGCTGTTGAAAATTATTGATCTGGGTTTTGGAAAATTGATTGAGAAGCCTGATGATTTCAACAAAAGTATAAGCCTAAATTGGAAATATGAGACGCCTGAAGACTTTGAACTGTCAATATATGACTTTAAGACCGAAGTATATTTTGTAGGAAAACTTTTCAACCAAATTATTACTGAAAATAAAATTTCTCAATTCAAGTATACTAATATCCTGGCAGAGATGTGCCAACATAGCATATCTTCTCGTATAAATAGTTTTTATAATATTGAATTAAAAATTCAAAATAACCAGTTTGACGATATAGGTTTTAGTATTGATGAAGTTATGATATATCGTCGTTTTTCTGATGCTATAAGTCAACATATTTCAAAAATAGAAAGCAGCGCAAAATATAAAAGTGACATCGACAAGATAAAAAATAATCTTAATAATATATATTCAGCTATAAAATTAGAAGAGTATGTACCTGATGCGAGTATTGTTTTTAAACTTTTTATTAGTGGCGAGTTTTACTATGCGCAAACAGGACTTAAAGTATCAATTGTAAAAGATTTTTTGATCCTACTCCACTCAGCTAATGAAAATCAAGCCCAAGTTATTCTTGCAAATCTCCATACCAAACTAGATTCTTTACCGCGATATCCAAGTATGGATGACGACATACCATTTTAA
- a CDS encoding DUF5343 domain-containing protein, with protein MPEEETPFPTMPILHWWTLRKRFKERIADIVPGIVTDKYVAGVLNVREATVTTSVTPCLKAVGILAADNRTTDRMERWLADDKYAGVCREILADVYPAELLQAVPDPSANRIDAENWFASHTGTGPVAARKMTAFFSLLRDADLSKSHGARPPARRADSSEAAEGSGLEIFSQKLSGLIAKTGGKVRPVVQVTFQVVITPETTNDQIDYVFAQLARMSRQDD; from the coding sequence ATGCCGGAGGAAGAAACCCCCTTTCCCACCATGCCCATACTGCACTGGTGGACGTTGCGCAAACGCTTCAAGGAGCGCATCGCGGACATCGTCCCCGGAATCGTCACCGACAAGTACGTTGCCGGGGTTCTGAACGTAAGGGAGGCGACGGTCACAACCTCTGTCACGCCCTGCCTCAAGGCCGTGGGCATACTGGCCGCAGACAACCGCACCACCGACCGCATGGAGCGCTGGCTTGCGGACGACAAATACGCCGGGGTCTGCCGGGAAATACTGGCTGACGTCTATCCTGCGGAGCTTTTGCAGGCGGTTCCAGACCCTTCGGCCAACAGGATCGACGCAGAGAACTGGTTCGCCTCCCACACAGGGACCGGGCCCGTGGCCGCCCGCAAGATGACCGCCTTTTTCAGCCTGCTCAGGGACGCGGACCTTTCCAAGAGCCACGGCGCAAGGCCGCCCGCCCGCCGGGCTGACTCTTCGGAGGCCGCAGAAGGCTCGGGCCTTGAAATCTTTTCCCAAAAACTTTCGGGCCTTATCGCAAAAACAGGAGGAAAGGTGCGGCCCGTTGTCCAGGTCACCTTTCAGGTGGTGATAACCCCCGAAACCACGAATGACCAGATAGATTACGTTTTCGCACAGCTTGCGCGCATGAGCCGCCAGGACGATTGA
- a CDS encoding integration host factor subunit alpha: MALTKSDIVEKIYNLGFSKKESVDIVEDLIEIIKKSLQEGEDVLISGFGKFCVKKKTERRGRNPATGEDLMLRQRQVVTFKCSGKLRDKINEGSGD, translated from the coding sequence ATGGCTCTGACCAAAAGCGACATCGTTGAAAAAATCTACAACCTCGGTTTTTCCAAGAAAGAATCCGTGGACATTGTCGAAGATCTCATAGAGATCATCAAAAAAAGCCTTCAGGAAGGTGAAGACGTCCTGATTTCCGGCTTCGGCAAGTTCTGCGTCAAAAAGAAGACCGAGCGGCGCGGGCGCAACCCCGCCACGGGTGAAGACCTCATGCTCCGCCAGCGGCAGGTGGTCACCTTCAAGTGTTCGGGCAAGCTCCGGGACAAGATCAACGAGGGCTCCGGCGACTGA
- a CDS encoding asparagine synthase yields MAISGGWGVPPGPEIHKSKWGLPEWAFKTSSALERSSSWATRLDVEAKDAVLVRRDALGISPVFVRSFDWGWAVAADLPVLLRLGSIPDAEPCALREYVFYDGWIGGPLPFANTFMVPADELWRLDLCSRIPVCEGRWTGGILTQPRSHLSPAAQKEEVATAIREALSGLSGEGPLGLFMSGGLDSTLLAALACEGDVPVTAFTCAVGEDKFDESVSASAIARHLNLELIQVQLDRRSFLAGLVDAIVNSGLPVGFPNHVGLALVAKVAGRAGVRLMLTGEGADELFGGYPRLIELRDRLREAPSEPKTRSVSGSDLEREIFLLRGLDDLARIGFGFPERLALASRLRMLLSEENDPLERELRIAWMTEFFQTLPLTLLRLHAASRYGSVQVAFPYLGRRVIQAGVASLPRLSTLERTKPVVRDLSAGRLPPQVLELPKSGFDIPLELWLPPLDEILGSGFEVVFGLSREPALSWARYAPASRDLRWATLNIEIWSRLFVLGHSVDAVKDWVTCFVYRKEEMQ; encoded by the coding sequence TTGGCGATTTCAGGCGGCTGGGGAGTGCCTCCGGGACCCGAAATCCACAAGTCAAAATGGGGCCTCCCTGAGTGGGCATTTAAGACTTCGAGTGCGTTGGAGCGATCCTCGAGCTGGGCGACCAGACTGGATGTTGAGGCGAAGGATGCGGTTCTGGTCCGACGTGATGCCCTTGGCATCTCTCCTGTATTCGTGCGGTCATTTGATTGGGGCTGGGCGGTCGCAGCCGACCTACCCGTCCTCCTTCGCCTTGGATCGATCCCCGACGCCGAACCGTGCGCCTTGAGAGAGTACGTCTTCTACGATGGATGGATTGGAGGCCCTCTCCCGTTCGCGAACACATTCATGGTTCCAGCCGACGAGCTTTGGCGATTGGATTTATGTTCGAGGATTCCAGTCTGTGAAGGAAGATGGACCGGCGGCATACTGACACAACCCCGGTCCCACCTCTCGCCAGCGGCTCAAAAGGAGGAAGTAGCGACCGCCATTCGGGAAGCCTTGAGCGGTCTGAGTGGAGAAGGTCCGCTCGGACTTTTCATGAGTGGGGGTCTCGATTCGACCCTTCTGGCAGCGCTCGCGTGCGAGGGAGATGTTCCGGTGACCGCTTTCACCTGCGCGGTTGGCGAGGACAAATTTGACGAATCGGTATCCGCTTCTGCAATCGCGCGACACCTTAATTTAGAGCTTATTCAAGTGCAACTTGATCGGCGTTCATTTCTTGCCGGGCTTGTTGACGCCATAGTGAATTCTGGGCTGCCCGTGGGATTTCCGAACCATGTCGGATTGGCGCTTGTTGCCAAAGTGGCCGGGAGGGCAGGCGTTCGGCTGATGCTGACTGGAGAAGGGGCGGACGAGCTGTTTGGCGGATATCCGAGACTGATCGAACTCCGCGATCGGCTCAGAGAAGCACCTTCCGAGCCTAAGACACGATCGGTCTCAGGAAGCGATCTGGAGCGAGAAATATTCCTTCTGCGCGGTCTCGACGACCTCGCGCGAATCGGCTTTGGATTTCCGGAGCGGCTGGCATTGGCCTCGCGGCTACGCATGCTCCTATCCGAGGAGAATGATCCACTGGAGAGAGAACTGCGCATCGCCTGGATGACAGAGTTCTTCCAGACGCTACCTCTCACTCTTCTGCGCCTCCACGCGGCATCACGGTACGGTAGCGTACAGGTCGCCTTTCCGTATCTGGGACGGCGTGTCATACAGGCCGGTGTGGCGTCGCTTCCTCGGTTATCGACGCTGGAAAGAACAAAACCTGTCGTTAGAGACCTATCTGCGGGGAGACTCCCGCCTCAGGTCCTTGAGCTGCCCAAGTCTGGTTTCGACATCCCGCTTGAGTTATGGTTGCCGCCATTGGACGAGATTCTTGGGAGTGGATTTGAGGTGGTGTTCGGGCTCTCCCGTGAGCCCGCGCTGAGCTGGGCACGGTATGCACCTGCCTCACGCGATCTCCGATGGGCCACGCTCAACATCGAGATATGGTCGCGGCTTTTTGTTCTCGGCCATAGCGTCGATGCGGTGAAGGACTGGGTGACCTGCTTCGTTTATAGGAAGGAAGAGATGCAGTGA
- a CDS encoding radical SAM protein, which translates to MKILFTTQFIEKNGWYEYFSNNSKSVFRLVYPLKRAYGIRFIKQNVPNIEMLEFPLWEDYVKKLSEGWDVVGFSFLTQHTGRIVKMAEAARKAGVKVLWGGNYGVTNPEVAGLFDRTFTGYAEREVAEALGAPFERLRHPPLIDQWYISPSPVKVQLVGQMQTSRGCPMKCSFCHTPRWEPKPYGLPIESLDETMRFMKSKRVDWIAVHDENFGIMHDHSQKVLELFRKHRLFWTPQSRPEIALKRLDEWCDANFMGMGLGIESVEQQALENWDKNLRAGIVMELAEELHRRDRYIFGFYMIGNEHATYESTIEEIETLARYDIDYVNLTVATPYPGTPLFDQTEEKYGFFNKDWSLFDTKRLVWRHPNITPDQMLKLHEYACLRINTPQRLFKFMTRIYKNYARNLKSYAKAGALVSSFPIKSYMLDKELPFL; encoded by the coding sequence ATGAAAATTCTCTTCACCACCCAGTTCATCGAAAAAAACGGCTGGTACGAGTATTTCAGCAACAACTCCAAAAGCGTCTTCCGGCTGGTGTATCCCCTGAAGCGCGCCTACGGCATCCGCTTCATCAAGCAGAACGTGCCGAACATTGAGATGCTGGAGTTCCCCCTCTGGGAGGACTACGTAAAAAAGCTCTCCGAGGGCTGGGACGTGGTGGGTTTTTCCTTCCTCACCCAGCACACGGGAAGAATAGTGAAGATGGCCGAGGCGGCAAGGAAGGCCGGGGTGAAGGTCCTGTGGGGCGGCAACTACGGCGTGACCAACCCTGAGGTGGCCGGCCTTTTCGACCGCACCTTCACGGGCTACGCGGAACGCGAGGTGGCCGAGGCCCTGGGAGCCCCCTTCGAGCGCCTCAGGCACCCGCCCCTCATAGACCAGTGGTACATCTCGCCCTCGCCCGTAAAGGTCCAGCTCGTGGGCCAGATGCAGACCTCGCGCGGCTGCCCCATGAAATGCTCCTTCTGCCACACCCCCCGCTGGGAGCCAAAGCCATACGGCCTTCCCATCGAGAGCCTGGACGAAACCATGCGCTTCATGAAGTCCAAAAGGGTGGACTGGATCGCCGTGCACGACGAAAACTTCGGCATCATGCACGATCACTCCCAAAAGGTCCTGGAGCTTTTCCGCAAGCACCGCCTGTTCTGGACCCCCCAGAGCAGGCCCGAAATCGCCCTGAAACGCCTGGACGAGTGGTGCGACGCCAACTTCATGGGCATGGGCCTTGGCATCGAAAGCGTGGAGCAACAGGCCCTCGAAAACTGGGACAAGAACCTAAGGGCCGGAATCGTGATGGAGCTCGCCGAGGAGCTTCACAGGCGGGACCGCTACATCTTCGGCTTCTACATGATAGGAAACGAGCACGCCACCTACGAGTCCACCATAGAGGAGATAGAGACCCTGGCCAGGTACGACATCGATTACGTCAACCTGACCGTGGCCACCCCCTATCCCGGAACCCCTCTCTTCGACCAGACCGAGGAAAAATACGGCTTTTTCAACAAGGACTGGAGCCTCTTCGACACCAAGCGCCTTGTGTGGCGGCACCCCAACATCACGCCCGACCAGATGCTGAAACTCCACGAGTACGCCTGCCTTCGCATCAACACGCCCCAAAGGCTTTTTAAGTTCATGACGCGCATCTACAAGAACTACGCCAGAAATCTCAAGAGCTACGCCAAGGCAGGCGCGCTCGTTTCATCGTTTCCCATAAAGAGCTACATGCTCGATAAAGAGCTGCCCTTCCTTTAG
- a CDS encoding SPASM domain-containing protein: MSENVFQTVVVVVRPTLLCNYSCDYCYISPKNRQQHGWLEPGSVGRLIRVLSGLECQKVTLSWQGGEPTLAGRERLKQLIDAAESEAGRVSMLLQNCLHTNGTLIDSDWASFFAERGFSVGVSIDAYQEANDRHRRWASGLHHVSPHTRAMISLDILRKEGVSVEVTSTLVDPDCLDVDRLYEFYRSLCVERINVEPKLTWTPWNRSPDGSQWLMPYARLLLQLFNRWKCDDENRPRIQYFELIDDILLGGENEACHMSGACWNHIMLQPNGDVFPCDQFGDDPNYVIANVDDDQLVSRLRELPAGPLATISEKFKGACLGCLWYSLCRGGCLYQRLSESSSSAQGGGYPSQCWRSYMFSEIVLGLGRAWPRREDGVGAKRRERAAPCNTED, encoded by the coding sequence GTGAGCGAAAACGTCTTTCAAACCGTTGTGGTCGTTGTCCGGCCAACACTGCTCTGCAATTACAGTTGCGACTACTGCTACATATCTCCAAAAAACCGGCAGCAGCATGGCTGGCTTGAACCGGGGTCGGTAGGGCGATTGATCAGAGTGCTCTCCGGATTGGAGTGCCAAAAGGTCACGTTGTCTTGGCAGGGGGGCGAGCCGACGCTCGCAGGAAGGGAACGTTTGAAGCAACTCATCGATGCCGCTGAATCCGAGGCAGGCCGAGTCTCGATGTTGCTTCAAAACTGCCTCCATACCAATGGCACACTCATCGATAGCGACTGGGCCAGTTTCTTCGCCGAGCGAGGATTCTCGGTAGGGGTGAGTATCGACGCATATCAGGAGGCTAACGACCGACATCGGCGCTGGGCTTCTGGTCTGCACCACGTATCGCCTCACACCCGGGCTATGATCTCTTTGGATATACTTCGTAAGGAAGGCGTGTCGGTCGAGGTCACATCGACGTTGGTAGACCCGGATTGCTTGGATGTCGACCGCCTCTACGAGTTCTATCGCTCCTTGTGCGTTGAACGGATCAACGTGGAGCCCAAGCTGACCTGGACACCATGGAACAGGAGCCCCGATGGAAGTCAATGGCTGATGCCATATGCGCGACTACTCCTACAGCTTTTCAATCGTTGGAAGTGCGACGATGAAAACCGGCCGCGCATACAGTACTTCGAGCTCATAGATGACATATTGCTTGGAGGTGAAAACGAAGCCTGCCACATGTCAGGAGCTTGTTGGAACCACATCATGCTTCAGCCGAATGGAGATGTCTTTCCGTGTGATCAGTTCGGAGACGATCCGAACTATGTGATCGCGAACGTGGACGACGACCAGCTCGTTTCAAGGTTGCGTGAACTCCCTGCAGGGCCTTTGGCTACGATATCCGAAAAGTTCAAGGGCGCTTGCCTTGGATGCCTCTGGTACTCCCTATGCCGAGGCGGTTGCTTGTACCAGCGTCTCTCGGAGAGTTCCTCAAGCGCACAAGGCGGTGGGTACCCCAGTCAGTGCTGGCGCTCCTATATGTTTTCTGAGATCGTGCTCGGTTTAGGTAGAGCGTGGCCGCGACGCGAGGATGGGGTAGGAGCGAAGAGACGCGAACGAGCTGCCCCCTGCAACACAGAGGATTAA
- a CDS encoding methyltransferase domain-containing protein codes for MATHNKKTRNAGASSGSLEHEVLPHQVQDLLLAPLRFWAVGAIFELGIFSALRSGPLSRAAVAEHCHCSGEHLEHLLNVGVHLNLLEKNGTIFGLSPQGRASFGLKEEISAGHLFRHFALYFEPLWRYLPDALRTSFPQWQREFPVPPVGNAEHSESSLEMYQLAFHCLALAEGATLADAFDWSQFGTVLDVGGGTGALCLALLHRYPLIEAVCIDTPPVCRLGERLLSREACSGRLRFMGGDMFSLQLPRADAVILSFVCTASEKTSDLLGKCCRSLPRGGWLVVADKIDGGEPGDLFALIKLNALLWEDGGIDVGSAEFAEQLSARGMRRERVVQTRGFRDYVLFVRE; via the coding sequence ATGGCAACGCACAACAAGAAGACGCGAAACGCAGGGGCCTCAAGCGGCTCCCTGGAGCATGAAGTGCTCCCACATCAGGTCCAAGATCTGCTCCTGGCCCCACTTCGGTTCTGGGCAGTGGGCGCTATATTTGAGCTGGGAATCTTTTCGGCCCTCCGTTCGGGCCCTCTTTCGCGCGCGGCAGTCGCGGAACATTGCCACTGTAGCGGTGAACATCTGGAGCATCTGCTGAACGTGGGGGTTCATCTCAACTTGCTGGAGAAGAACGGAACCATCTTCGGTCTCTCGCCGCAGGGGCGTGCGTCTTTCGGCTTAAAAGAAGAGATATCCGCAGGACACCTCTTTCGGCACTTTGCGCTGTACTTTGAGCCACTTTGGAGGTACTTGCCCGATGCGCTCCGCACATCGTTCCCCCAATGGCAGCGAGAGTTCCCGGTTCCACCCGTTGGCAACGCGGAGCACTCGGAGTCGTCGCTCGAGATGTACCAGCTCGCCTTTCACTGCCTCGCGCTCGCGGAGGGCGCGACGCTCGCGGATGCCTTCGATTGGTCGCAGTTTGGCACAGTACTTGATGTAGGTGGAGGAACAGGTGCACTCTGCTTGGCTTTGCTACACCGGTATCCGCTGATTGAAGCAGTTTGTATCGATACCCCCCCCGTTTGCCGTCTCGGCGAGCGTCTCTTGTCCCGCGAAGCCTGCTCAGGCCGCCTGCGGTTCATGGGTGGTGACATGTTCTCCCTGCAGTTGCCAAGGGCCGATGCGGTGATACTATCCTTCGTTTGCACAGCGAGTGAGAAGACGAGCGATCTACTCGGCAAATGCTGTAGGTCTCTGCCACGAGGAGGTTGGTTAGTCGTGGCAGACAAGATAGACGGCGGCGAACCAGGTGACCTCTTTGCGCTCATCAAGCTGAACGCCCTTCTTTGGGAGGACGGTGGAATCGACGTTGGGAGTGCGGAATTTGCTGAGCAATTATCCGCACGAGGCATGAGGAGGGAGCGTGTCGTCCAGACCAGAGGATTTAGGGATTATGTGCTTTTCGTTCGCGAGTAG
- a CDS encoding aminopeptidase, with product MQKNKTVQIKSAIVVALIAILACGCSVRSISDSGYKEPYGYGREPSAQGLYKGELSEFDVLGVNVETGASQEEIAKALDAKVRLTLPKGSSVMLIQSGAMIPDEAMVKALEKYYGVAVFSGVPEESGGKNYSTALRMAAARGGHEKMVVYWGLLETAKKGLGTKAVSWVPIVGGAIPDEDQEMRIRLKVAVVDVRSGQWDMFSPEPFGDSALSGRHNREAADQRQVGLLKAMAYEAAAEDLVKRYSK from the coding sequence ATGCAGAAAAATAAAACCGTGCAAATAAAATCCGCGATAGTCGTTGCGCTCATCGCCATTCTGGCTTGCGGCTGCTCCGTGCGGTCGATTTCCGATTCCGGCTACAAGGAACCTTACGGATACGGGCGCGAACCTTCGGCCCAGGGCCTGTACAAGGGCGAGCTTTCCGAGTTCGACGTACTGGGCGTCAATGTCGAGACAGGGGCAAGCCAGGAGGAGATCGCAAAGGCCCTGGACGCCAAGGTGCGGCTCACCCTTCCCAAGGGCTCGTCCGTAATGCTCATCCAGTCGGGAGCAATGATACCGGACGAGGCGATGGTGAAGGCCCTGGAAAAATACTACGGCGTGGCGGTTTTTTCGGGGGTGCCGGAGGAAAGCGGCGGCAAGAACTACTCCACGGCCCTTCGCATGGCTGCGGCCAGGGGCGGCCACGAAAAAATGGTGGTTTACTGGGGCCTTTTGGAAACGGCCAAAAAGGGCCTTGGCACCAAGGCGGTCTCCTGGGTTCCCATCGTTGGCGGGGCGATTCCCGACGAGGACCAGGAAATGCGCATAAGGCTCAAGGTGGCCGTGGTGGACGTCAGAAGCGGCCAGTGGGACATGTTCTCGCCTGAGCCCTTCGGCGACTCGGCCTTAAGCGGACGCCACAACCGCGAGGCGGCGGACCAGCGCCAAGTGGGCCTTTTAAAGGCCATGGCCTACGAGGCGGCAGCCGAGGACCTTGTAAAGAGATACTCCAAATGA